A part of Myxococcus landrumus genomic DNA contains:
- a CDS encoding ABC transporter permease, whose product METLLQDVRYALRTLRKSPGFVVVAVLALALGIGANSAVFSVVNGVLLKPPPFTQPERLVHVWGNYAKANLKDIWVSVPEYRDYLAMPKVFGSVAVYAEENVTLTGGDSPERLHAVFSTASLFPTLGVAPVLGRAFTVEEETPGRERVLLLTHKAWRARFAEDPKVLGRELQLDGNTYTVVGVLPPGVEYPAGAEVYVPFAPPPEKTAESTRGNHYLAMVARLKPGVTLAAAESDLGRVGREMETLYPGNYKDTGWSISVRSLEDEVVGDVRGTLWLLLGAVGFVLMVACGSVANLLLARAATREREVSIRAALGAGRGRLVAQFLTESFVLSGVGGALGLLLAVWGTDVLVAMVGEGLPRATEVRLDVTSVLFTLGVTLLTGVVFGLVPALQSSRADLSATMREGARGTQGRKSSRLRSGLVVGQVAFALVLLVGAGLFMRSFHALGNVDAGFTPEGVLTGEVTLPAASYGKPEEKRAFQQELLRRVRALPGVEAAGAANMLPLGGRSDTSFDIEGRERAPGEMWPSVETRFATTDYLRALRVRLLDGRMLEETDGPETEGAVVINKAFADLYWPKGNALGQRVKLHRADSRWTTVVGIVEDLREWGLDTPARPTAYYSAAQTPLTYVKLAVRVKQGKPESLRTALEAELRGLDANLPLFNVSSMTQRVDQSIGSRRLSAVLMGLFAGTALLLAALGISGVIGYSVAQRTREMGIRMALGAGRGDVLMLVLRQGLGLVGVGLGVGLMLSLGLVRLLNTLLFGVGTYDPWTFGAVPLVLVGVALLATWLPARRATRVDPIIALKAD is encoded by the coding sequence ATGGAAACCCTTCTCCAAGACGTCCGATATGCGCTGCGTACGCTGCGCAAGAGCCCCGGCTTCGTGGTGGTCGCGGTGCTGGCGCTGGCGCTGGGTATCGGCGCCAACAGCGCGGTCTTCAGCGTGGTGAACGGCGTGCTGCTCAAGCCGCCGCCCTTCACGCAGCCCGAGCGACTGGTGCACGTCTGGGGCAACTACGCCAAGGCGAACCTGAAGGACATCTGGGTGTCGGTGCCCGAGTACCGGGACTACCTCGCGATGCCCAAGGTCTTCGGCTCGGTGGCGGTCTACGCGGAGGAGAACGTCACGCTCACCGGCGGCGACTCGCCGGAGCGGTTGCACGCGGTGTTCTCGACGGCGTCGCTGTTCCCCACGCTGGGCGTGGCGCCGGTGCTGGGGCGGGCCTTCACCGTGGAGGAGGAGACGCCGGGCCGTGAGCGCGTGTTGCTGCTCACGCACAAGGCCTGGCGCGCGCGCTTCGCCGAGGACCCGAAGGTGCTGGGGCGCGAGCTCCAGCTCGATGGGAACACGTACACGGTGGTGGGCGTGTTGCCGCCGGGCGTGGAGTATCCGGCCGGCGCGGAGGTGTATGTGCCCTTCGCGCCTCCGCCCGAGAAGACCGCGGAGTCCACCCGTGGCAACCACTACCTGGCCATGGTGGCGCGGCTGAAGCCGGGCGTGACGCTGGCCGCGGCGGAGTCGGACCTGGGGCGGGTGGGGCGGGAGATGGAGACGCTCTACCCGGGGAACTACAAGGACACCGGCTGGTCCATCTCCGTGAGGTCGCTGGAGGACGAGGTGGTGGGCGACGTGCGCGGCACGCTGTGGCTGCTGCTGGGCGCGGTGGGCTTCGTGCTGATGGTGGCGTGCGGCAGCGTGGCGAACCTGCTGCTGGCGCGCGCGGCGACGCGGGAGCGCGAGGTGTCGATTCGCGCGGCGCTGGGCGCTGGACGCGGCCGGCTGGTGGCGCAGTTCCTCACCGAGAGCTTCGTGTTGTCCGGCGTGGGCGGGGCGCTGGGGTTGCTGCTGGCCGTGTGGGGCACGGACGTGCTGGTGGCCATGGTGGGCGAGGGGCTGCCTCGTGCGACGGAGGTGCGGCTGGATGTCACCTCGGTGCTCTTCACCCTGGGCGTGACGCTGCTGACCGGCGTGGTGTTCGGCCTGGTGCCCGCGCTCCAGTCGAGCCGCGCGGACCTGAGCGCGACGATGCGCGAGGGCGCTCGGGGAACGCAGGGCCGCAAGTCGAGCCGGCTTCGCTCGGGGCTGGTGGTGGGGCAGGTGGCCTTCGCGCTGGTGCTGCTGGTGGGCGCGGGGCTCTTCATGCGCAGCTTCCATGCGCTGGGCAACGTGGACGCGGGCTTCACGCCGGAGGGTGTGCTCACCGGAGAGGTGACGCTGCCGGCCGCGAGCTACGGGAAGCCAGAGGAGAAGCGGGCCTTCCAGCAGGAATTGCTCCGACGCGTGCGGGCGCTGCCCGGGGTGGAGGCCGCGGGCGCGGCGAACATGTTGCCCCTGGGCGGCCGGTCGGACACCAGCTTCGACATCGAGGGGCGTGAGCGGGCGCCGGGGGAGATGTGGCCCTCGGTGGAGACGCGCTTCGCCACCACGGACTACCTGCGCGCGCTGCGGGTGCGGCTGCTCGACGGGCGGATGCTCGAGGAGACGGACGGCCCGGAGACGGAGGGCGCCGTCGTCATCAACAAGGCCTTCGCGGACCTCTACTGGCCGAAGGGGAATGCGCTGGGCCAGCGCGTGAAGCTGCACCGCGCCGACTCGCGGTGGACGACGGTGGTGGGCATCGTCGAGGACCTGCGCGAGTGGGGCCTGGACACGCCCGCGCGCCCGACGGCGTACTATTCGGCGGCACAGACTCCGCTCACCTACGTCAAGCTGGCGGTGCGCGTGAAGCAGGGCAAGCCGGAGTCCTTGCGCACGGCGCTCGAGGCCGAGCTGCGCGGGCTGGATGCCAACCTGCCCCTGTTCAACGTGTCGTCGATGACGCAGCGGGTGGACCAGTCCATCGGCTCGCGCCGGCTGTCGGCGGTGTTGATGGGGCTGTTCGCGGGCACGGCGCTGCTGCTGGCGGCGCTGGGGATTTCGGGCGTGATTGGCTACTCGGTGGCGCAGCGCACGCGGGAGATGGGCATCCGCATGGCGCTGGGCGCCGGACGGGGCGACGTGTTGATGCTGGTGCTGCGGCAGGGCCTGGGGCTGGTGGGAGTGGGGCTGGGGGTGGGCCTGATGTTGTCGCTGGGCCTGGTCCGGTTGCTCAACACGCTGCTGTTCGGCGTGGGCACGTATGACCCGTGGACCTTCGGCGCGGTGCCC
- a CDS encoding ABC transporter ATP-binding protein: MTTTTNSVEAPAQGDAVVLAEAPKVDTGKSLIQLEGLTKVFETEEVETHALSNIHLNIRQNEWVAIVGPSGSGKSTLLAVLGLLDTTTRGTYLLDGKSVLDLSASDRALVRNRHIGFIFQSFNLIGDLTVFENVELPLTYRGMPAAERKQRVERALERVGMAHRARHMPGQLSGGQQQRIAVARAVAGDPLILLADEPTGNLDSKNGEAVMQLLSDLHKGGATICMVTHDPAHARTATRTVSLFDGRIVQDEQRR, from the coding sequence ATGACGACGACGACGAACAGTGTGGAAGCTCCTGCTCAAGGGGACGCGGTGGTGCTGGCGGAGGCGCCCAAGGTGGACACGGGCAAGTCCCTCATCCAGTTGGAGGGGCTGACGAAGGTGTTCGAGACGGAGGAGGTGGAGACGCACGCGCTCTCCAACATCCACCTCAACATCCGGCAGAACGAGTGGGTGGCGATTGTCGGTCCGTCCGGCTCCGGCAAGTCCACGCTGCTGGCGGTGCTGGGGTTGCTCGACACGACGACGCGCGGCACGTACCTGCTGGACGGCAAGAGCGTGCTGGATTTGTCCGCGTCGGACCGGGCGCTGGTGCGCAACCGGCACATCGGCTTCATCTTCCAGAGCTTCAACCTGATTGGCGACCTGACGGTGTTCGAGAACGTGGAGCTGCCCCTGACGTACCGGGGCATGCCCGCCGCCGAGCGCAAGCAGCGGGTGGAGCGCGCGCTGGAGCGCGTGGGCATGGCGCACCGGGCGCGGCACATGCCGGGGCAGCTCTCCGGCGGTCAGCAGCAGCGCATCGCCGTGGCGCGCGCGGTGGCGGGCGACCCGCTCATCCTGCTGGCGGACGAGCCCACCGGTAACCTCGACTCGAAGAACGGCGAGGCGGTGATGCAGCTCCTGTCGGACCTGCACAAGGGCGGAGCCACCATCTGCATGGTGACGCACGACCCGGCGCACGCGCGCACCGCCACGCGCACGGTGAGCCTGTTCGACGGTCGCATCGTCCAGGACGAGCAGCGTCGCTGA
- a CDS encoding efflux RND transporter periplasmic adaptor subunit — protein sequence MDIPKPKKPRRKPWLLAIGGALALILVTVGLGRLKPAAPSVDRASVWLDTVKRGPMVRQVKGAGTLVPEYIRWLTADTAGRVERIHVRPGAQVKADTLLMELSNPDVQLQMLEAERQLANAEAELIETRMTLETQRLAQEAAVATLTTDSADAERRAQANTTLLEKAFIADMEAKQAGDKAGELTRRLELERKKLNVVMTSMRDQMAAQQGQVERLKAVARFRRNQVESMKVLAGEDGVLQELPLELGQWVTPGVLLAKVVKPERLKAELRIAETQARDIQPGQKALVDTRNGVVEGTVARVAPAASQGTVRVEVSLPAELPKGARPDLTVEGTVELERLANVLSVGRPAGAQPNGTMALFRLIPGGEEAVRVPVQLGRGSVNAVEILQGLAEGDQVVLSDMAAWDAVERVRLR from the coding sequence GTGGACATTCCCAAGCCCAAGAAGCCGCGCCGCAAGCCCTGGTTGCTCGCCATTGGTGGTGCTCTCGCTCTGATTCTCGTCACGGTGGGGCTGGGTCGGCTGAAGCCGGCGGCGCCCTCGGTGGACCGCGCCTCGGTGTGGTTGGACACGGTGAAGCGGGGCCCCATGGTGCGCCAGGTGAAGGGCGCGGGGACGCTGGTGCCCGAGTACATCCGCTGGCTGACGGCGGACACGGCGGGCCGGGTGGAGCGCATCCACGTGCGCCCCGGTGCCCAGGTGAAGGCCGACACGCTGCTCATGGAGCTGTCCAACCCGGACGTGCAGCTCCAGATGCTGGAGGCGGAGCGGCAGCTGGCCAACGCCGAGGCGGAGCTCATCGAGACGCGCATGACGCTGGAGACGCAGCGGCTGGCGCAGGAGGCCGCGGTGGCCACGCTCACCACGGACTCCGCCGACGCGGAGCGCCGCGCGCAGGCGAACACCACGCTCCTGGAGAAGGCGTTCATCGCGGACATGGAGGCGAAGCAGGCGGGCGACAAGGCGGGCGAGCTGACGCGGCGGCTGGAGCTGGAGCGCAAGAAGCTGAATGTCGTGATGACCAGCATGCGCGACCAGATGGCGGCGCAGCAGGGACAGGTCGAGCGATTGAAAGCGGTGGCCCGGTTCCGACGTAACCAGGTGGAGTCGATGAAGGTGCTCGCGGGTGAGGACGGCGTGCTGCAGGAGCTTCCGTTGGAGCTGGGCCAGTGGGTGACGCCCGGCGTGCTGCTGGCGAAGGTGGTCAAGCCCGAGCGGCTGAAGGCGGAGCTGCGCATCGCGGAGACGCAGGCGCGCGACATCCAGCCGGGACAGAAGGCGCTGGTGGACACGCGCAACGGAGTGGTCGAGGGCACGGTGGCGCGCGTGGCCCCGGCGGCGAGCCAGGGCACGGTGCGGGTGGAGGTGTCGCTGCCGGCGGAGCTGCCCAAGGGCGCGCGGCCGGACCTCACCGTGGAGGGCACCGTGGAGCTGGAGCGGCTGGCCAACGTGCTGTCGGTGGGCAGGCCGGCGGGGGCTCAGCCCAACGGGACGATGGCGCTGTTCCGGCTGATTCCCGGGGGTGAGGAGGCGGTGCGGGTGCCGGTGCAGTTGGGCCGGGGTTCGGTGAACGCCGTCGAGATTCTTCAGGGCCTGGCGGAGGGTGACCAGGTGGTGCTTTCGGACATGGCCGCGTGGGACGCGGTCGAGCGGGTGAGGCTGCGATGA